The DNA region CCTGATCGTCTGGCAGCATCCCATGCAGTGGTACAGCGTTCCCCCCTTACTTAAACTGTGGATGGATAAAGTGCTTTCCCACGGCTGGGCCTATGGCCACGGCGGGACAGCGCTGCGCGGTAAACCCGTGATGTGGGCGGTGACCACCGGCGGCGGCGATAATCACTTCGATATCGGTTCGCACCCAGGCTTTGACGTGCTCTCACAACCGCTCCAGGCGACGGCGATTTACTGCGGACTCAACTGGCTTCCACCGTTTGCGATGCACTGTACGTTTATCTGCGATGACGAAACGCTGCAGGCGCAGGCACGTCATTACAAGCAACGACTGATGGAATGGCAGGAGGCGCACAATGGATAGCCATACGCTCATACAGGCGCTGATTTATCTTGGGTCAGCGGCGCTGATCGTGCCGATTGCCGTCCGGCTGGGCTTAGGCTCGGTGCTGGGTTATCTCATTGCGGGCTGCATCATCGGCCCCTGGGGGTTGCGTCTGGTAACGGATGCCGAGTCTATTCTGCACTTTGCCGAAATCGGCGTGGTGCTGATGCTGTTCGTCATTGGCCTGGAACTCGATCCTCAGCGGTTATGGAAACTGCGCGCCTCAGTGTTTGGCGGCGGCGCGCTACAGATGGTGGTCTGCGGTGGCCTGATTGGTCTGTTCTGTATGTTCCTCGGCCTGCGCTGGCAGGTGGCGGAACTGATTGGTATGACGCTGGCGCTCTCCTCCACGGCGATAGCCATGCAGGCGATGAATGAGCGCAACCTGACCGTTTCGCAGATGGGGCGTAGCGCCTTTGCCGTGCTGCTGTTCCAGGATATCGCGGCGATTCCACTGGTGGCGATGATCCCGCTACTGGCGACCAGCGGGGCGTCAACCACGCTCGGAGCGTTCGCGCTGTCGGCACTGAAGGTCGCTGGCGCGCTGGTGCTGGTGGTGCTGCTGGGGCGCTATGTGACCCGTCCGGCGCTGCGTTTTGTTGCGCGTTCTGGCCTGCGCGAAGTGTTCAGCGCCGTCGCGCTGTTTCTGGTTTTTGGCTTCGGGCTGTTGCTTGAAGAAGTGGGGCTGTCGATGGCGATGGGGGCATTCCTGGCTGGCGTATTGCTGGCAAGCTCCGAGTATCGCCACGCGCTGGAAAGCGATATCGAACCGTTCAAAGGGTTGCTGCTGGGGCTGTTTTTCATCGGCGTCGGCATGTCTATCGATTTTGGGACGCTTATCGATAATCCGCTACGTATCATTATTCTGCTGGTCGGCTTCCTGGTGATTAAAACCGGAATGCTGTGGCTGATTGCCCGTCCTTTACAGGTGCCGAATAAACAGCGGCGCTGGTTTGCGGTACTGCTCGGACAGGGCAGTGAGTTCGCGTTTGTGGTCTTTGGCGCGGCGCAGATGGCGAATGTGCTCGATCCGCAATGGGCGAAGGCGCTGACGCTGGCGGTCGCGCTGTCGATGGCGGCGACGCCGATTTTCTTAGTCATCCTCACGCGAATGGAGAAATCAGCCGCGGGTGAGGAACGGGAAGCCGATGAAATTGATGAAGAGCAGCCGCGGGTGATTATTGCCGGATTTGGGCGCTTCGGACAGATCACCGGCCGTTTGCTGCTCTCCAGCGGGGTGAAGATGGTCGTTCTCGATCATGATCCAGACCACATCGAGACGCTGCGTAAATTCGGCATGAAGGTGTTCTACGGTGACGCAACCCGAATGGATCTGCTGGAGTCCGCCGGGGCGGCGAAAGCGGAAGTGCTGATCAACGCCATTGACGATCCACAAACCAGCCTGGAGTTGACGGAGATGGTAAAAGACCATTTCCCGAACCTGCAAATTATTGCGCGAGCGCGCGATGTCGATCATTACATTCGTCTGCGCCAGGCGGGTGTGGATCAACCGGAGCGTGAAACGTTTGAAGGCGCACTCAAAACCGGGCGTCTGGCGCTGGAAAGCCTCGGGCTTGGCCGTTATGAAGCGCGTGAACGCGCTGACCTGTTCCGCCGTTTTAATACGCAAATGGTGGAAGAGATGGCGAAGGGTGAGGACGACGCGACCTCCCGGGCGGCGGTCTATAAACGTACCAGCGCGATGCTGAGCGAAATCATCACCGAGGATCGCGAACATCTGTCGTTAATTCAGCGTCATGGCTGGCAGGGAACCGACGAAGGCAAGCACACGGGAGACGTTGCCGATGAGCCGGAAGTTAAACCGTCAACCTGAGTCAAAAATGTGATGTACTGCAAACTTTACTGTTAACCGATTGTTTTTGCGCTACTGTAATGCCGGGAGTCCACTGCGAAGTCGTGGACTCGCCAGCAGATCGGAAAATTTTCGTGCTCTTCTTCTGTTCGTTAGTCGACGAAAGATTGCTCTTTCCGTATAGTGGCGACAATTTTTTTTGCTTCCGGGAAATATTCAATGATCAGTCTGATTGCTGCGTTAGCGGTAGATCGCGTTATTGGCATGGAAAACGCCATGCCGTGGAATCTACCTGCTGATCTCGCCTGGTTTAAACGTAATACGTTAAATAAACCTGTCGTTATGGGACGCCATACCTGGGAATCCATCGGCCGACCGTTGCCGGGACGTAAGAACATCGTCATCAGCAGCCAGCCGGGTACTGACGATCGCGTGCAGTGGGTGAAATCGGTTGATGAAGCGATTGCGGCCTGTGGTGATGCGCCAGAAATTATGGTGATTGGCGGAGGACGTGTGTACGAGCAGTTCCTGCCAAAAGCGCAGAAACTGTATCTGACGCACATCGACGCGGAAGTGGAAGGGGATACGCATTTCCCTGACTACGAGCCGGACGACTGGGAATCGGTGTTCAGTGAGTTTCACGATGCTGACGGACAGAACTCGCACAGCTATTGCTTCGAAATTCTGGAACGTCGCTAAGCGATGAGGGCCGGATGGCGGCGTGACGCCTTATCCGACCTGCAAAACCAGCCCGTAGGCCTGATAAGCGTAGCGCCATCAGGCAAGCATCCAGCCGGATGGCGGCGTGAATGTCTTATCCGGCCTACAAAGCCAACCCGTAGGCCTGATAAGCGCAGCGTCATCAGGCATTAATACCCTCAGGCGCTAACCGCCTCACCGTCATCCAGATCCATCTGTCGGTTTGACGGCTGAACAAAGTACTGCTTATCTTCCCAGCGCAGGCAGGTTAAATTCCCTCCCCAGCAGCAGCCGGTATCCAGCGCATAGATCCCGTCCGGCGTCCCTTTTCCTTCCAGAGAAGCCCAGTGACCAAACGCGATGCTGTAGGCCTCGCTGACCGGCCCGGGAATGGCAAACCACGGTTTCAATGGCGCCGGGACATCCTCCGGGGACTCTTTGCTGTACATATCCAGCTGTCCGTTCGGGAAGCAGTAACGCATCCGGGTAAAGGCATTGGTGATAAAGCGCAGACGCGCCAGCCCGGTCAGTTCCGGCGTCCAGTTATTCGGCATGTCGCCATACATGGCATCGAGGAAGAAAGGGTAAGAGTCGCTCGACAGCACCGCTTCAACATCGCGTGCGCACTCTTTGGCGGTCTGCAAATCCCACTGCGGCGTGATACCCGCATGCGCCATCACCAGCTTCTTCTCTTCGTCTATCTGCAACAGCGGTTGACGGCGTAGCCAGTTGAGCAGTTCGTCCGCATCCGACGCTTCCAGCAGCAGGCTCAGACGGTCTTTCGGTTTGTTGCGACTGATACCGGCGAAAACCGCCAGCAGATGCAGATCGTGGTTGCCCAGCACCAGGCGCACACAGTCGCCGAGTGATTTCACATAGCGCAGCACGTCCAGTGAGCCGGGGCCACGGGCGACCAGGTCGCCCGTCAGCCACAGGGTATCGCTTTCAGGGGTAAAATTAACTTG from Citrobacter amalonaticus Y19 includes:
- the kefC gene encoding glutathione-regulated potassium-efflux system protein KefC, whose product is MDSHTLIQALIYLGSAALIVPIAVRLGLGSVLGYLIAGCIIGPWGLRLVTDAESILHFAEIGVVLMLFVIGLELDPQRLWKLRASVFGGGALQMVVCGGLIGLFCMFLGLRWQVAELIGMTLALSSTAIAMQAMNERNLTVSQMGRSAFAVLLFQDIAAIPLVAMIPLLATSGASTTLGAFALSALKVAGALVLVVLLGRYVTRPALRFVARSGLREVFSAVALFLVFGFGLLLEEVGLSMAMGAFLAGVLLASSEYRHALESDIEPFKGLLLGLFFIGVGMSIDFGTLIDNPLRIIILLVGFLVIKTGMLWLIARPLQVPNKQRRWFAVLLGQGSEFAFVVFGAAQMANVLDPQWAKALTLAVALSMAATPIFLVILTRMEKSAAGEEREADEIDEEQPRVIIAGFGRFGQITGRLLLSSGVKMVVLDHDPDHIETLRKFGMKVFYGDATRMDLLESAGAAKAEVLINAIDDPQTSLELTEMVKDHFPNLQIIARARDVDHYIRLRQAGVDQPERETFEGALKTGRLALESLGLGRYEARERADLFRRFNTQMVEEMAKGEDDATSRAAVYKRTSAMLSEIITEDREHLSLIQRHGWQGTDEGKHTGDVADEPEVKPST
- the folA gene encoding type 3 dihydrofolate reductase translates to MISLIAALAVDRVIGMENAMPWNLPADLAWFKRNTLNKPVVMGRHTWESIGRPLPGRKNIVISSQPGTDDRVQWVKSVDEAIAACGDAPEIMVIGGGRVYEQFLPKAQKLYLTHIDAEVEGDTHFPDYEPDDWESVFSEFHDADGQNSHSYCFEILERR
- the apaH gene encoding bis(5'-nucleosyl)-tetraphosphatase (symmetrical) ApaH, whose amino-acid sequence is MATYLIGDVHGCYDELIALLQQVNFTPESDTLWLTGDLVARGPGSLDVLRYVKSLGDCVRLVLGNHDLHLLAVFAGISRNKPKDRLSLLLEASDADELLNWLRRQPLLQIDEEKKLVMAHAGITPQWDLQTAKECARDVEAVLSSDSYPFFLDAMYGDMPNNWTPELTGLARLRFITNAFTRMRYCFPNGQLDMYSKESPEDVPAPLKPWFAIPGPVSEAYSIAFGHWASLEGKGTPDGIYALDTGCCWGGNLTCLRWEDKQYFVQPSNRQMDLDDGEAVSA
- the kefF gene encoding glutathione-regulated potassium-efflux system oxidoreductase KefF, whose product is MILIIYAHPYPQHSHANKRMLEQARTLEGVEVRSLYQLYPDFNIDIAAEQEALSRADLIVWQHPMQWYSVPPLLKLWMDKVLSHGWAYGHGGTALRGKPVMWAVTTGGGDNHFDIGSHPGFDVLSQPLQATAIYCGLNWLPPFAMHCTFICDDETLQAQARHYKQRLMEWQEAHNG